From the Pseudoalteromonas tunicata genome, one window contains:
- a CDS encoding sensor histidine kinase — protein sequence MTNHDLQAQLVATEKALLREKRSRMQVELQLEEFSHRAYESKVLLMEAYEQASSKQVHLQFLSYLTSDILSEKSLDELLIAFIEHVLKLIDYKYAFHIKYHHEQPELSSALLKVEQNAWNEFKLNDAMLSYIIQFKNTNHDEWQFTEYENCFFYSMKQLAVSKELLSVVYPLSTTESGLIAIALDKIENKTEFFQTINTAIKQLTSAIFRRKTEEKLQRNYAKLKTTYDELHKTQKQLLQSEKMASLGQLAAGVAHEINNPLAYIKSNLTTLLDYIDEYNGLLHAIETLIPEEQHDKINQIKIERDFEFIEQDLNQLVPTTLQGVNRVKEIVDSLKSFSRADDGGDAQKMSLAKCIDDSLKVVWNSLKYDHKVEMLIPEDPPLIILGFYGKLQQVFVNFFVNAAQAMPNGGQLTIAASSNVLQHTITITDTGCGMDEATQRQIFNPFFTTKPVNVGTGLGLSVSFAILQSHNVDIQIESTVGVGTTFTLIFPRT from the coding sequence ATGACTAATCACGACCTTCAAGCTCAACTAGTTGCAACCGAAAAGGCGCTTCTTAGAGAAAAGCGTTCTCGAATGCAAGTTGAACTGCAACTTGAAGAATTTAGCCATCGCGCCTATGAGTCAAAAGTATTATTAATGGAGGCTTATGAGCAAGCCTCAAGTAAGCAAGTTCACTTACAATTTTTGTCCTATCTGACTTCTGACATTTTGTCAGAAAAATCTCTGGATGAACTGCTCATAGCCTTTATTGAACATGTTTTGAAGCTGATTGATTATAAATATGCATTTCATATTAAATATCACCATGAACAACCGGAACTATCGAGTGCTTTGCTCAAAGTAGAGCAAAATGCATGGAACGAATTTAAGCTCAATGATGCAATGCTGTCTTATATTATCCAGTTTAAAAACACAAATCATGATGAATGGCAGTTTACAGAATACGAAAATTGTTTTTTTTACTCCATGAAACAGCTTGCAGTCAGTAAAGAACTATTAAGTGTCGTTTATCCTCTTTCAACCACTGAATCAGGCTTAATTGCCATCGCTTTAGATAAAATTGAAAACAAAACTGAATTTTTTCAAACTATTAATACCGCTATTAAGCAGCTAACTTCTGCAATATTTCGCCGTAAAACCGAAGAAAAACTCCAGAGAAATTACGCAAAACTAAAAACAACCTATGACGAACTCCACAAAACACAAAAACAGCTACTACAAAGTGAAAAAATGGCATCATTGGGTCAACTCGCTGCAGGAGTAGCCCATGAAATAAACAATCCTTTAGCCTACATCAAAAGCAATTTAACAACCTTGCTCGATTATATAGATGAATATAACGGTTTACTTCATGCTATTGAGACTCTAATCCCTGAAGAGCAACACGATAAAATCAATCAAATTAAAATAGAACGTGATTTTGAATTTATTGAACAAGATTTAAATCAACTTGTCCCGACCACTTTACAAGGTGTCAACCGAGTTAAAGAAATTGTCGATAGCTTAAAGTCATTTTCACGAGCTGACGATGGCGGTGACGCACAAAAAATGTCTCTCGCTAAATGTATCGATGACTCTCTTAAAGTGGTGTGGAACTCATTAAAATACGATCATAAAGTTGAAATGCTTATCCCTGAAGATCCGCCTTTAATAATTTTAGGTTTCTACGGTAAATTACAGCAGGTTTTTGTTAACTTTTTCGTTAATGCAGCCCAAGCAATGCCAAATGGAGGGCAGTTAACAATTGCAGCTTCAAGTAATGTCCTGCAACATACAATCACTATCACCGATACTGGATGCGGTATGGATGAAGCAACTCAACGGCAGATTTTTAATCCTTTTTTTACCACAAAACCTGTCAACGTTGGCACTGGTTTAGGCCTCTCGGTTAGTTTTGCAATTCTACAGTCGCACAATGTTGATATTCAAATTGAATCGACCGTTGGAGTTGGCACCACATTTACTCTTATTTTTCCTCGAACATAA
- a CDS encoding Hsp20 family protein, producing the protein MRTVDLSPLYRSFIGFDHLASLMDAAARTDKQPSFPPYNIELLAEDKYLITMAVAGFVESELSIETEQNTLKVSGVKVDKDAEKVERRFIHQGLAERNFERKFQLGDHVKVMSANLENGLLYIDLEREIPEALKPRKIEIGASKLLENVN; encoded by the coding sequence ATGCGTACAGTAGACTTATCACCACTTTATCGTTCTTTTATTGGTTTTGATCATTTAGCATCATTAATGGATGCGGCGGCTCGTACCGACAAGCAACCAAGTTTTCCTCCTTACAACATCGAATTACTTGCTGAAGATAAATATTTGATCACTATGGCTGTAGCTGGTTTTGTTGAAAGTGAATTAAGTATTGAAACTGAGCAAAATACGCTCAAAGTTTCTGGTGTCAAAGTAGATAAAGATGCAGAGAAAGTAGAGCGTCGTTTTATTCACCAAGGTTTAGCTGAGCGCAATTTTGAACGTAAGTTCCAACTCGGTGACCATGTTAAAGTGATGTCGGCTAATTTAGAAAATGGGCTGTTATACATCGACCTAGAAAGAGAAATACCAGAAGCACTTAAGCCGCGTAAGATAGAGATTGGCGCAAGTAAATTATTAGAAAACGTTAATTAA
- a CDS encoding heme NO-binding domain-containing protein: MKGIIFTNFADFIGEAFGLVVWQNVLDATALEADGSYVGTMTYSDSEFMTLFSSACEHCQRDPIQMQLEFGRWLFPTLFSKSPAAVKLIDNLKEFLFSIDTIVHVEVKKLDPEAKTPSLNCVEIDENTLCIDYLSSRGMGYLAKGLIEGAANHFEQKANVIITPSDNPEKFKLVVTLHD; encoded by the coding sequence ATGAAAGGAATAATCTTTACTAATTTTGCAGATTTTATCGGTGAAGCATTTGGTTTAGTTGTGTGGCAAAATGTGCTTGACGCAACAGCTTTAGAAGCAGATGGCAGTTATGTTGGCACTATGACCTATTCTGATAGTGAATTTATGACGCTCTTTAGCTCAGCATGCGAGCATTGCCAGCGTGACCCGATACAAATGCAGCTTGAATTTGGCCGCTGGCTTTTCCCAACCTTATTTTCCAAAAGCCCTGCTGCGGTTAAGCTAATTGATAATCTAAAAGAGTTCTTATTTTCCATCGATACTATTGTTCATGTTGAAGTTAAAAAACTCGATCCTGAAGCAAAAACGCCCTCTCTTAATTGTGTTGAAATTGATGAGAACACCCTCTGTATAGATTATTTATCATCTCGTGGTATGGGCTATTTAGCCAAAGGGTTAATTGAAGGAGCAGCAAATCACTTTGAGCAAAAAGCTAATGTGATTATTACACCGAGCGACAATCCTGAGAAATTTAAACTAGTAGTGACTTTACATGACTAA
- a CDS encoding response regulator, which yields MAHILLVDDEPEVLIALSRILRKQYELSTANNAHEALDLLNQTHVDLVISDIRMPTMSGIELLKKIRELYPHMGRILLSGYADMEQCQQAISDEVARIILSKPWDNFELKDIIALIVELTELKSENTQLRLQLDEQRNTV from the coding sequence ATGGCACATATATTATTAGTAGATGATGAGCCTGAAGTACTCATTGCCTTAAGTCGCATTTTGCGAAAGCAGTATGAATTAAGCACAGCTAACAATGCGCATGAAGCATTAGATTTACTAAATCAAACACACGTTGACCTAGTAATCTCAGACATTCGCATGCCCACAATGAGTGGAATAGAATTACTAAAAAAAATTCGTGAACTTTATCCCCATATGGGCCGAATTTTATTATCCGGCTATGCCGATATGGAGCAATGCCAACAAGCTATCAGCGATGAGGTTGCGAGAATAATTTTGTCTAAGCCTTGGGATAACTTTGAACTTAAAGACATCATAGCGCTAATAGTCGAATTAACTGAACTAAAAAGTGAAAACACCCAATTGAGATTACAACTTGATGAACAAAGGAATACTGTATGA
- a CDS encoding GGDEF domain-containing protein — MLTAPKITLKNHDADSTILVIEDNYDDFYLVKQMLAKDLRKTYLLLHAETLEEAFITIAHESVNLILLDLGLAQTQGLETLTHFRHQIADIPVIVFTGVHDEDIGEKAIKLGAEDYIPKSQANSAILSRAISYAIERHTLLTKIQQQVWLDALTGLPNRSALFQYLTTQINNAQRKRLSINVVMLDLDGFKEINDDFGHQAGDDVLIAVANRLNQNKRASDFIARLGGDEFIWVLVECHPDEKVLELLEEKLSLINEPIVISVNDTPHNVHVGASIGVTTWHGEQNPQMLISTADKAMYISKNKGKNKISLI; from the coding sequence ATGTTAACAGCACCGAAAATAACGCTCAAAAATCATGATGCTGATTCAACAATTTTAGTAATTGAAGACAACTATGATGACTTTTACCTTGTTAAACAGATGCTTGCGAAAGATTTACGTAAAACTTATTTATTGCTCCACGCAGAAACACTTGAAGAAGCATTTATAACGATAGCGCATGAGAGTGTAAACTTAATTCTACTCGACTTAGGTCTTGCACAAACACAGGGCCTTGAGACTTTAACTCACTTTCGCCATCAAATTGCTGATATTCCCGTAATTGTATTTACAGGGGTGCACGATGAAGACATAGGTGAAAAAGCAATAAAACTCGGCGCCGAAGACTACATCCCAAAATCACAAGCCAATAGTGCTATTTTGTCACGGGCCATTTCATATGCGATTGAGCGACATACCTTACTGACCAAAATCCAACAACAAGTGTGGCTCGACGCACTTACAGGGCTACCAAACCGTTCTGCATTATTTCAATATTTAACAACTCAGATTAATAACGCTCAGCGCAAAAGACTCTCTATCAATGTGGTCATGCTCGATCTTGATGGTTTTAAGGAAATTAATGATGATTTTGGTCATCAAGCAGGAGATGACGTCTTAATCGCTGTTGCTAATCGATTAAACCAAAATAAACGGGCATCTGATTTTATCGCTCGCCTTGGCGGGGATGAATTTATTTGGGTTTTAGTCGAATGCCATCCTGATGAAAAAGTATTGGAGTTACTTGAAGAAAAACTCAGTTTAATTAATGAGCCTATCGTCATTTCGGTCAATGATACGCCACACAATGTTCATGTCGGGGCCAGTATTGGAGTTACAACTTGGCACGGAGAACAAAATCCTCAAATGCTGATTAGTACAGCAGACAAGGCCATGTATATAAGCAAGAATAAAGGTAAAAATAAAATAAGTCTTATTTAA
- a CDS encoding DEAD/DEAH box helicase: MSEPVTFSSLNLSPEILKSVEKLGYVTPSEIQAQCIPFLLNGKDVLGLAQTGTGKTAAFALPLLNNIDATVKHPQVLVLAPTRELAIQVAEAFEQYAQFIKGINVLALYGGQSYNVQLSGLRNGPQVIVATPGRLIDHLNRGTIKFDHLKALVLDEADEMLRMGFIEDVETIMAKTPKQKQTCLFSATMPQQIQKICSTYLEDAEHVHISARNSTVESVEQVYWQANTHKNNAIIRFLQAETYDGAIVFVRTRNDTVEIAELLEQAGFSAAPLNGDMNQQARERTVERLKNGLLDIVIATDVAARGLDVDRLSLVINYDIPQDSEAYVHRIGRTGRAGRTGKAILFVKHNERHLLRNIIQHTKSTINNVDMPSTALVEEKRIQQLAIKVAASAEQKDILFYNELAEKLSEQLGLVGTDLAGALLYLAQQSAPIKVKEVAIHREARNDRDGKSRERSARPERDGRARREERAPREPRRDSDKPRERRNSENGPMDTYRIDIGREHGVQVKNIVGAIANEADIPSKFIGDIRLFDDHSTVQLPLNMPAETLQHFKKVFICKRPMNLVLHNDKNHSHDKAHGTEKVHNYDKPASANRAKAVEKRGPRAPRNK, from the coding sequence ATGTCCGAACCAGTTACTTTTTCATCCTTAAACTTATCTCCTGAAATCTTAAAATCCGTCGAAAAACTAGGTTATGTTACGCCTTCTGAAATCCAAGCGCAGTGTATTCCTTTTTTATTAAATGGTAAGGATGTTCTCGGACTGGCTCAAACGGGCACGGGTAAAACCGCAGCGTTTGCTTTGCCGTTACTTAATAACATCGATGCAACAGTTAAACACCCTCAAGTACTAGTACTTGCACCGACTCGTGAGCTCGCAATTCAAGTTGCTGAAGCGTTTGAGCAATACGCCCAATTCATTAAAGGCATTAACGTATTAGCATTATATGGTGGCCAAAGCTATAACGTGCAACTGAGTGGTTTACGTAATGGCCCTCAAGTCATTGTGGCGACTCCAGGTCGATTAATTGACCATTTAAACCGTGGCACAATTAAGTTTGATCATCTAAAAGCACTTGTGCTTGATGAAGCCGACGAAATGCTCCGCATGGGCTTTATTGAAGATGTTGAAACCATCATGGCAAAAACACCGAAACAAAAACAAACGTGTTTGTTTTCGGCCACTATGCCACAACAAATTCAAAAGATTTGCAGCACTTACTTAGAAGATGCTGAACATGTTCATATCTCTGCGCGTAACAGCACAGTAGAAAGTGTTGAACAAGTTTATTGGCAAGCCAATACCCATAAAAACAATGCTATTATCCGTTTCTTACAAGCTGAAACCTATGACGGTGCCATTGTATTTGTGCGCACACGTAACGATACCGTTGAAATTGCCGAGCTACTTGAACAAGCTGGTTTCTCTGCTGCACCACTTAATGGTGATATGAATCAACAAGCCCGTGAGCGTACTGTTGAGCGTTTAAAAAATGGCTTACTTGATATTGTTATTGCAACCGATGTCGCTGCTCGTGGTTTAGACGTTGACCGTTTATCATTAGTAATCAATTACGATATCCCACAAGATTCTGAAGCGTATGTGCACCGTATTGGTCGTACCGGCCGTGCAGGTCGTACAGGTAAAGCAATTTTATTCGTAAAACATAATGAACGTCATTTATTACGCAATATTATTCAGCATACCAAATCAACCATTAATAATGTTGATATGCCAAGCACTGCATTAGTTGAAGAAAAACGCATTCAACAACTAGCAATTAAAGTCGCTGCAAGTGCAGAGCAAAAAGACATTCTTTTTTACAATGAATTAGCTGAAAAGTTATCTGAACAATTAGGCTTAGTTGGTACTGATTTAGCGGGTGCATTATTGTACTTAGCTCAGCAAAGTGCACCGATTAAAGTTAAAGAAGTGGCTATTCATCGTGAAGCGCGTAATGACCGCGATGGAAAATCACGTGAACGCAGTGCTCGCCCAGAGCGTGATGGCCGTGCTCGTCGCGAAGAGCGTGCACCACGTGAACCGCGTCGTGATTCAGATAAACCCCGTGAACGTCGCAACAGCGAAAATGGCCCAATGGATACTTACCGTATCGATATCGGCCGTGAGCATGGTGTTCAGGTGAAAAACATTGTTGGTGCGATTGCCAATGAAGCTGATATTCCAAGTAAATTTATTGGTGATATTCGTTTATTTGATGATCACAGTACAGTGCAATTACCACTGAATATGCCAGCAGAAACACTCCAGCATTTCAAAAAAGTGTTTATTTGCAAACGCCCAATGAACTTGGTTTTACACAACGATAAAAACCATAGTCATGATAAAGCCCATGGCACTGAAAAAGTACACAATTACGATAAACCAGCTTCAGCCAATCGTGCTAAAGCCGTTGAAAAACGCGGGCCTCGTGCGCCACGTAATAAGTAA
- a CDS encoding DUF3095 domain-containing protein — MPRQQNFYQDLKSFQLFEEFTNSQHYKALPDEWFVVVADVANSTEAIKQGRYKEVNALGVMTIVALINTLKKFDIPYVFGGDGSTACIPKYHYDETCQALAACQVLAKQQFKLSLRIGLVSIAELRTHGCDVFIAKYQPHADFKQAMFKGTGLAFAEKLIKDPSPDNPYLVRADATQNSNLFEGFECRWNEVPSPHQHNVSLLVQTLSTNEHDKEQLYKEIIEHIKRIYGDWQQYHPLQENQLSLTASVKLLSIESKIRNYLHSRWQMLKYLARLEVLRLVGIWVMSRNVQTDKTDWGAYKQNLVLNSDFQKFDEVLRMVISGTEQQYQRLRDLLEMYHQQGKIVFGMHTSQHSLITCIVTDYNKNHTHFLDGSNGGYALAAVEMKAQLKNKAI, encoded by the coding sequence ATGCCAAGGCAGCAAAATTTTTACCAAGACTTAAAAAGCTTTCAACTATTTGAAGAATTTACCAATAGCCAGCATTATAAAGCCCTGCCTGATGAGTGGTTTGTAGTCGTTGCTGATGTCGCTAACTCTACTGAAGCCATTAAACAAGGTCGTTATAAAGAAGTAAATGCGCTAGGGGTGATGACCATAGTGGCCCTGATCAACACCCTAAAAAAGTTTGATATTCCTTATGTTTTTGGCGGTGATGGTTCAACTGCATGTATTCCAAAATATCATTATGATGAAACCTGCCAAGCGCTAGCGGCGTGTCAGGTTTTAGCAAAGCAACAATTTAAGCTATCACTAAGGATTGGATTAGTTTCAATTGCCGAGCTTAGAACCCATGGCTGCGATGTTTTTATTGCCAAATACCAGCCTCATGCTGACTTTAAACAAGCAATGTTTAAAGGCACAGGATTGGCATTTGCCGAAAAGTTAATTAAAGACCCTTCACCTGATAATCCTTACTTAGTTCGCGCTGATGCCACTCAAAATAGTAATCTATTTGAAGGCTTTGAATGTCGCTGGAATGAAGTGCCAAGCCCACATCAACACAATGTGAGCTTGCTCGTACAAACATTAAGCACCAATGAGCATGATAAAGAACAACTCTATAAAGAGATCATTGAGCACATTAAACGCATTTATGGTGACTGGCAGCAATATCATCCTTTACAAGAAAACCAATTATCACTCACCGCTTCGGTAAAACTGCTATCTATCGAAAGTAAAATTCGTAATTACTTACACTCACGTTGGCAAATGCTCAAATACCTTGCACGACTAGAGGTTTTACGATTAGTCGGAATTTGGGTGATGTCACGAAATGTTCAAACCGATAAAACAGATTGGGGGGCTTACAAACAAAACTTAGTTTTAAACAGCGACTTTCAAAAATTTGATGAAGTCTTACGCATGGTTATTTCTGGCACCGAGCAGCAATATCAAAGGCTACGAGATCTGCTGGAAATGTATCATCAACAAGGAAAAATCGTATTTGGTATGCACACCAGTCAACATAGTTTAATCACTTGTATCGTTACAGATTACAATAAAAATCATACTCACTTTTTAGATGGCTCTAATGGTGGATATGCACTGGCAGCTGTTGAAATGAAAGCGCAATTAAAAAATAAGGCTATCTAA
- a CDS encoding GrxA family glutaredoxin, translated as MFTVIFGRDGCPYCVRAKELATKLSNERDDFSFKYVDIIKEGISKADLEKSAGVPVETVPQIFLDQKHIGGFTDFEAYAKANLGLYQ; from the coding sequence ATGTTTACTGTAATTTTTGGCCGTGATGGCTGCCCATATTGTGTTCGCGCAAAAGAGCTTGCCACTAAACTAAGTAACGAACGTGATGACTTTAGTTTCAAGTATGTTGATATCATTAAAGAAGGGATCTCAAAAGCCGATCTCGAAAAATCAGCGGGTGTACCTGTTGAGACTGTACCGCAAATTTTTCTCGACCAAAAACACATTGGTGGTTTTACAGACTTTGAAGCTTATGCCAAAGCTAATTTGGGTTTATACCAATAA
- a CDS encoding HD domain-containing phosphohydrolase, which yields MDRSLLDTLKRRNYFTDKGVYQDFLEYIVSISDSNIGYLHLFDEQSQQLVLNVWSKSVLENCAASYNNHYPLKEAGIWADAIRKRHTVVHNSYQQQASAQGLPKDHFPLDNHVAFPLFLNEQIIAVLGIGNKNGQYSQEDIAFIESKIADTWLLVRLKLAKIHEREAELETAFSRQSSHQVLLEMLKAISHALELRDLYTSNHQKNVAYICTEIAKVLLLPEKQSVGLYVGALIHDIGKMIIPSAILNKPGTLSNEELALLKTHPGNGEEIFKETLFPWPIKEMISQHHERIDGSGYPSGLTEHEICLEARIIAVADTFDAMANDRPYRKAPGKSKAIEEIKRGRGLLYDSYVVDAFLKCILDNPTFDGTYPD from the coding sequence ATGGATAGATCATTACTTGATACACTCAAAAGAAGAAACTATTTCACTGATAAAGGTGTTTACCAAGACTTTTTAGAATATATAGTCAGCATTAGCGACAGTAATATTGGCTATTTACATTTATTTGATGAACAAAGTCAGCAGCTTGTATTGAATGTTTGGTCTAAATCGGTATTAGAAAATTGCGCCGCAAGCTACAATAACCATTATCCACTCAAAGAGGCCGGGATTTGGGCTGATGCAATTCGAAAACGTCATACCGTGGTACATAACAGCTATCAACAACAAGCAAGTGCCCAAGGCTTGCCAAAAGATCATTTTCCATTAGATAACCACGTTGCTTTTCCATTATTTTTAAATGAGCAAATAATTGCTGTGTTGGGGATTGGCAATAAAAATGGTCAATATAGTCAAGAGGATATTGCGTTTATTGAAAGTAAAATAGCCGATACTTGGTTATTAGTTCGTTTGAAGTTGGCCAAAATTCATGAGCGTGAAGCCGAACTTGAGACTGCGTTTAGCCGTCAGAGTAGCCATCAAGTATTACTTGAAATGCTAAAAGCGATTTCCCATGCCTTAGAGCTACGTGATTTATATACTTCAAATCATCAAAAAAATGTCGCTTATATTTGCACTGAAATTGCAAAAGTACTGCTGTTACCTGAAAAGCAAAGTGTTGGTTTGTATGTTGGGGCACTTATCCATGATATTGGTAAAATGATCATTCCCAGTGCGATTTTAAATAAACCTGGAACTTTAAGTAATGAAGAGCTGGCTTTATTAAAAACCCATCCAGGGAATGGTGAGGAGATTTTTAAAGAAACGCTCTTTCCTTGGCCAATTAAAGAAATGATCAGCCAGCATCATGAGCGTATTGATGGTTCTGGTTATCCGTCTGGTTTAACTGAACATGAAATTTGCCTTGAAGCGCGGATCATTGCAGTGGCTGATACCTTTGATGCGATGGCCAATGATAGACCTTATCGAAAAGCGCCGGGTAAAAGTAAAGCAATTGAGGAAATAAAAAGAGGGCGGGGGTTACTGTATGACTCTTATGTGGTTGATGCATTTTTAAAATGTATCCTCGATAACCCTACCTTTGATGGGACTTATCCAGATTAA
- a CDS encoding response regulator, producing the protein MKHSPIIFFIDDDPDDQYLVRRAMQQLDFNVELVGFESSERLFSHLNHSDPILPDFILLDLNMPMISGKDVLKKLKGSTTLSTIPCIIFTTSHSDRDVEESYLLGANSFIIKPGTFAQTVKIMQQLCEYWLNTVTLKAKD; encoded by the coding sequence ATGAAACATTCTCCAATTATATTTTTCATTGATGATGACCCTGATGATCAATATTTAGTACGAAGAGCAATGCAACAGCTTGATTTTAATGTTGAGCTAGTTGGTTTTGAATCAAGTGAGCGCTTATTTAGCCACTTAAATCATTCGGACCCTATTTTACCGGACTTTATTTTACTCGATCTCAATATGCCGATGATAAGTGGTAAAGATGTTTTAAAAAAACTCAAAGGATCTACTACATTAAGCACTATCCCTTGCATTATATTCACGACCTCTCACTCCGATCGCGATGTGGAGGAGTCTTATTTACTTGGGGCAAACTCGTTTATCATTAAGCCAGGAACTTTTGCACAAACAGTAAAAATTATGCAACAGCTATGTGAATACTGGCTCAACACCGTTACGTTAAAAGCAAAGGATTGA